In the Candidatus Omnitrophota bacterium genome, one interval contains:
- the cysD gene encoding sulfate adenylyltransferase subunit CysD — MSDLDELENQSIFIIREAYWRYRAKLAVLWSCGKDSTTMLYLIRKAFLGDIPLSVIHIDTSFKFKEIYKFRDNLVKKWHLKLIVAKNELALKEGMSPEKGRFECCNALKTEALKQTIKKYGFQALFLAIRRDEHAIRAKERFWSPRDKDFKWDYQNQPLEMWAEFSKAKEENEIHFRIHPLLSWREIDIWGYIKREKIPIINLYFAKKGKRYRSIGCEPCCEPVPSEANTIDKIIKELEETKIAERTGRAQDKEKAYMMQKLRTLGYM, encoded by the coding sequence ATGTCAGATTTAGATGAACTGGAGAACCAGAGTATTTTTATAATTCGTGAAGCATACTGGCGGTATCGGGCTAAGTTAGCGGTTTTATGGAGCTGTGGTAAAGATTCTACTACTATGCTTTATTTAATCAGAAAAGCTTTTTTAGGAGATATTCCTCTTTCGGTAATTCATATTGATACCAGTTTTAAATTTAAAGAAATTTACAAATTTAGAGATAATTTAGTAAAGAAATGGCATCTGAAATTGATTGTGGCAAAAAATGAACTGGCTCTGAAAGAAGGGATGTCTCCAGAAAAAGGAAGATTTGAATGCTGTAATGCCTTAAAGACAGAAGCCCTGAAACAGACCATTAAAAAATATGGCTTTCAGGCTCTATTTCTTGCTATAAGAAGAGACGAACACGCAATTAGAGCCAAAGAGAGATTCTGGTCTCCTCGGGATAAAGATTTTAAATGGGATTATCAAAACCAGCCCTTAGAGATGTGGGCAGAATTTTCTAAGGCAAAGGAAGAAAATGAGATACATTTTCGCATTCATCCTCTGCTTTCTTGGAGGGAAATTGATATCTGGGGATATATAAAAAGAGAAAAAATTCCCATAATAAATTTATATTTTGCGAAAAAAGGTAAAAGATATAGAAGTATTGGTTGTGAACCATGCTGTGAACCAGTGCCTTCAGAGGCTAATACCATTGATAAAATTATTAAAGAGCTTGAAGAGACAAAAATTGCTGAAAGAACAGGACGTGCTCAGGATAAAGAGAAAGCCTATATGATGCAGAAATTGAGGACCTTAGGATATATGTAG
- a CDS encoding glycosyltransferase family 4 protein, which yields MKIIFITREGYDLAGARIRCYNFAKELRKYGLNTEVLSFADTLGAKSGKEEYKLRSIDKIRYNIKAIQKLKKEKDTIFFLNRFHYHSFAPWLLHLIKRNKIIFDLDDWEFRENPKYYFGILPSSKAEFLARKLAKTASVCIGASRFLVDYLLQFNKKAYYVPSVVDTDLFRPKGNKRSDGKIIFSWIGTMHRKTDIENIKFVIECFLELRRKYENIFLEIAGDGIYFSDLKAILEEIGDNNISLKGWINPDNMPDYLSSIDIGLVPLIQKTKFNFAKSPVKLFEYMAMAKSIVCSDIGECSHIIRDGENGFLGRNREDFIKKMEILIKDKKLREDLGRNSRMEVEGKFSLGEIGKDLFKILSKL from the coding sequence ATGAAAATTATTTTTATTACCCGTGAAGGTTATGATTTAGCGGGAGCAAGGATCCGTTGTTACAATTTTGCTAAGGAATTGAGAAAGTATGGCTTAAATACCGAAGTTCTATCTTTTGCAGATACCTTGGGAGCAAAATCGGGAAAAGAAGAATATAAATTAAGATCGATTGATAAAATAAGATATAATATTAAAGCCATACAAAAATTAAAGAAAGAAAAAGATACTATATTTTTTTTAAACCGTTTTCATTATCATTCCTTTGCTCCCTGGCTACTACATCTAATAAAGAGAAACAAAATAATTTTTGATTTGGATGACTGGGAGTTTAGAGAGAATCCCAAATATTATTTTGGGATTTTGCCAAGTTCCAAAGCAGAGTTTTTGGCCAGAAAATTGGCAAAAACCGCTTCTGTCTGTATTGGAGCAAGTAGATTTTTGGTAGATTATTTACTTCAGTTTAATAAAAAAGCCTATTATGTCCCTTCAGTGGTAGATACGGATTTATTTAGACCCAAAGGAAATAAAAGAAGCGATGGGAAAATTATTTTTTCCTGGATAGGAACAATGCACAGAAAAACTGATATAGAAAATATCAAATTTGTTATTGAATGTTTTTTAGAATTGAGAAGAAAATATGAAAATATTTTTTTAGAGATCGCTGGAGATGGAATTTATTTTAGCGATTTGAAAGCAATTTTAGAGGAAATAGGAGATAATAATATTTCTTTAAAAGGTTGGATTAATCCGGACAATATGCCGGATTATCTTTCTTCAATTGATATAGGTTTAGTTCCCTTAATTCAAAAGACAAAATTCAATTTTGCTAAAAGTCCGGTTAAGTTATTTGAATATATGGCGATGGCAAAATCTATTGTTTGTAGTGATATTGGTGAGTGTAGCCATATCATCAGAGATGGAGAAAATGGATTCTTAGGAAGAAACAGAGAAGATTTTATAAAAAAAATGGAAATTTTGATAAAAGATAAAAAGTTACGCGAGGATTTAGGGAGAAATTCCCGAATGGAAGTTGAGGGAAAATTTTCACTTGGGGAAATAGGAAAAGATTTATTTAAAATTTTGTCAAAATTATAA
- a CDS encoding B12-binding domain-containing radical SAM protein codes for MKIAFIIDKMRFSIPLGIAYLVSLLKKREYAVEVFEMGNHHLNQLLKFRPAIIGYTVFTGSQHNFIQFNQELKERMKFYSVLGGPHPTFFPQIIGYSGIDAICIGEGENALLNFVQLVEKNKELPEKIPNFWIRKDGKIFKNFVGPLIRDLDILPFPDTELFLKKFPHLKLWKRQEIIAHRGCPYQCSYCFNHAYNELYKNYSFIYRSRSPENICAEIEYARSLREIKSIYFVDDVFTLDLNWLKKFSPLYRKHIGIPFSCNIRLDNCSEEIVSLLKEANCYLVHVGIETGNEEIRKNILNKNISNETIIKNVKILNKFGIKILTENMLGLPGETYKLSLETLKLNSLIKPDIAIASFFTPYPGLKLTEYAIKNDYFEGEYEKLPVNYHHYSILKFKDKKELNKIENLRCFFSFLSRNSNFLFLLQKFFSFKNNGLFRFLGNLWDGYYLMKGLPYKIKIREFLQFLRIYLTAYRN; via the coding sequence ATGAAAATTGCCTTTATTATAGACAAAATGCGCTTTTCTATCCCTCTGGGCATTGCCTATTTAGTTTCTCTATTAAAGAAAAGGGAATACGCAGTAGAGGTATTTGAAATGGGAAACCATCATCTTAATCAGCTTTTGAAATTTCGTCCGGCAATAATTGGCTATACAGTATTCACAGGAAGTCAACATAATTTTATTCAATTCAATCAGGAATTAAAAGAAAGAATGAAATTCTACTCTGTTTTAGGTGGACCGCATCCTACTTTTTTTCCGCAAATAATTGGGTATTCAGGTATAGATGCCATATGTATTGGGGAAGGAGAAAATGCTTTATTAAACTTTGTCCAATTGGTGGAAAAAAATAAAGAACTACCAGAAAAAATACCCAATTTCTGGATTAGGAAAGATGGTAAAATATTTAAAAATTTTGTCGGACCGCTAATTAGGGATTTAGACATTTTACCCTTTCCGGATACTGAATTATTCCTTAAAAAATTCCCCCATTTAAAGCTCTGGAAGCGTCAGGAAATAATTGCTCACCGGGGATGTCCCTATCAATGTAGTTATTGTTTTAATCATGCCTATAATGAACTTTATAAAAACTACAGTTTTATCTATCGTTCAAGGAGTCCCGAGAATATCTGTGCGGAAATTGAATATGCAAGAAGCTTAAGAGAAATAAAATCCATCTATTTTGTGGATGATGTTTTTACTTTAGACCTAAATTGGCTAAAGAAGTTTTCTCCTCTCTATCGTAAACATATCGGCATTCCTTTTTCCTGTAACATCCGTCTTGATAATTGTAGTGAAGAAATAGTTTCTCTTTTAAAAGAGGCAAATTGTTATCTTGTGCATGTAGGGATTGAAACCGGAAACGAAGAGATAAGAAAAAATATCTTAAACAAAAATATTTCTAATGAAACAATTATTAAAAATGTAAAAATTTTAAATAAATTTGGAATAAAAATCCTTACCGAAAATATGCTGGGATTACCTGGGGAAACCTATAAATTATCTCTGGAAACTTTAAAATTAAATTCTCTAATCAAACCAGACATTGCTATTGCTTCTTTTTTTACGCCCTATCCCGGATTAAAGTTGACTGAATATGCAATCAAGAATGATTATTTTGAGGGTGAATATGAAAAACTCCCGGTAAATTATCATCATTATTCAATTTTAAAATTTAAAGACAAAAAAGAATTAAATAAAATAGAAAACTTACGCTGTTTCTTTAGCTTTCTTTCCCGGAATAGTAATTTTTTATTTCTCCTGCAGAAATTCTTCTCTTTTAAAAATAATGGTCTCTTTCGGTTTCTGGGAAATCTCTGGGATGGTTATTATCTAATGAAGGGATTACCTTATAAAATAAAAATCAGAGAATTTTTGCAATTTTTAAGAATCTATCTAACCGCTTATAGAAACTAA
- a CDS encoding sulfatase, giving the protein MRKFFVLLISILFLYFLFGFKKNVQKPNVILITIDSLRPDHLGCYGYHRNTSPNIDKLAREGVIFKNVIAQSNHTSSSLPSIMTSTYLHTHRVYDYGYDLDKNLSTLAEIMKANGYQTWSWIGNRDILTGANYLEHGFDVQESFTVKESRKIIYGVIEKIKANYKKSPIFLWVHYFDTHAPYDVPEPYPSFFPYYDIVNIPILSSTSERPEDYEGRGGIPGYVAEFGITNVDYYIAKYDRAINYVDAQIGLLTETLEKLRLDNRTLIIITADHGEFLGEHNIFFSHVIPMFDEVIKVPLIIKYKGRLPENRVIETQVETIDIMPTILDLVGIKKPPYIQGVNLFSFFRKFKKYALSENGKKGVFHYCIRTNGWKLLSRDINRDILRLVRFEDILNEYNFMVVDKKEFKNIISSRKRINEDLALNKEKISPLLKWIAQENMPILWFHNCENSQECLQNFYENIYLTDLDYCLYLNKFRTEFPYSSSEIEILLEEADKLSSDKVIAFLLTAKKERNISDIAENGNWYKLYQGFFVGPKWYALFNLKEDPKEKQNLFYLEEKVRFLEKKYISLVKKSKKFRSIKINLDKETKERLKGLGYLQ; this is encoded by the coding sequence ATGAGAAAATTTTTCGTTTTGCTTATCTCTATTTTATTCCTGTATTTCCTTTTTGGTTTCAAGAAAAATGTTCAAAAGCCAAATGTTATTTTAATCACTATAGATTCTCTGCGTCCTGACCATCTTGGCTGTTACGGATATCATAGAAATACCTCACCCAACATTGATAAGTTGGCAAGAGAAGGGGTTATTTTTAAAAATGTTATTGCCCAATCCAATCATACCTCCTCTTCTTTACCTTCCATAATGACCTCTACTTATTTACACACACATCGTGTTTATGATTATGGCTATGATTTAGATAAGAATTTATCCACTTTGGCAGAGATTATGAAGGCAAATGGTTATCAAACCTGGTCCTGGATAGGAAATAGGGATATTCTTACAGGGGCAAACTATTTAGAACATGGATTTGATGTACAAGAGAGTTTCACTGTTAAAGAAAGTAGAAAGATAATCTATGGAGTAATAGAAAAAATAAAAGCAAATTATAAAAAAAGTCCAATTTTTCTCTGGGTCCATTATTTTGATACCCATGCTCCTTATGATGTTCCTGAACCTTATCCCTCCTTTTTTCCTTATTATGATATAGTAAATATTCCTATTTTATCTTCTACCTCTGAACGGCCAGAAGATTATGAAGGGAGAGGAGGAATCCCCGGCTATGTTGCTGAGTTTGGAATTACCAATGTAGATTATTATATTGCTAAATATGACCGAGCGATAAATTATGTAGATGCTCAGATTGGCTTATTGACAGAGACTTTGGAGAAATTAAGATTAGATAATCGTACACTTATTATTATAACTGCTGACCACGGTGAATTTCTTGGAGAGCACAACATTTTCTTTTCCCATGTGATTCCCATGTTTGATGAAGTAATTAAGGTTCCCTTAATTATAAAATACAAAGGGAGGCTTCCAGAGAATAGAGTAATAGAGACCCAGGTAGAAACCATAGATATTATGCCCACAATCTTAGATTTAGTAGGGATAAAAAAACCCCCTTATATTCAAGGGGTTAACCTTTTTTCTTTTTTTAGGAAATTTAAAAAATATGCGCTTAGTGAAAATGGAAAGAAAGGAGTGTTTCACTATTGTATACGAACGAATGGTTGGAAATTACTTTCGCGAGATATTAATCGTGATATATTAAGACTTGTGAGATTTGAGGATATTTTGAATGAGTATAATTTTATGGTGGTGGATAAGAAAGAGTTTAAAAACATAATTAGTTCTCGTAAACGCATAAATGAAGATTTGGCTTTAAACAAAGAAAAGATTTCTCCGCTTCTTAAATGGATTGCGCAAGAGAATATGCCTATACTGTGGTTTCATAATTGTGAAAATTCTCAAGAGTGTTTACAGAATTTTTATGAGAATATATATCTTACTGATCTGGATTATTGTTTATATTTAAACAAATTCAGGACAGAATTTCCTTACTCCTCAAGTGAAATAGAGATACTCTTGGAGGAAGCAGATAAATTATCCTCTGATAAGGTAATTGCATTTTTACTTACAGCTAAGAAAGAGAGAAATATTTCAGATATTGCAGAGAATGGTAACTGGTATAAATTATATCAGGGGTTTTTTGTGGGCCCTAAGTGGTATGCCTTGTTTAATCTTAAGGAAGACCCTAAGGAAAAACAAAATTTATTCTATCTCGAAGAAAAGGTAAGGTTCTTAGAAAAAAAATATATTTCTCTGGTTAAAAAATCGAAAAAATTCAGGTCTATCAAAATAAATTTAGATAAGGAGACAAAAGAGAGATTAAAGGGATTAGGTTATCTGCAATAA
- a CDS encoding methyltransferase domain-containing protein — MQSKCFNSEYANFYDLIYQDKDYKKETDFLERLFKNYLKKKPESILDLGCGTGNHSLRLIKRGYQVTGVDISEDMVKIAKEKLNKADLKGKFLVKDIVNYKPRKKFAVVISMFAVVNYITEIKSLKRLFKNVYQSLKKNGIFIFEVWNASKVMDYLSPKSFKEIKFNNSKLIREGKIKIDKLKQICRIDYNLKLFKKDILLKNYRETHILRIYFPYELERYLSLVNLKLINIYPSFEFRKIKDNDFHILFLAKK, encoded by the coding sequence ATGCAAAGTAAATGCTTTAACTCTGAATACGCCAATTTCTATGATTTAATCTATCAGGATAAGGATTATAAAAAAGAGACCGATTTTCTGGAAAGGTTATTTAAGAATTATTTAAAGAAAAAACCTGAAAGCATCTTAGACCTTGGTTGTGGAACGGGAAATCATTCTCTGCGATTAATAAAAAGAGGATATCAGGTTACCGGAGTGGATATTTCAGAAGATATGGTTAAAATTGCCAAAGAAAAATTAAACAAAGCAGATTTAAAGGGGAAATTTTTAGTAAAAGATATTGTGAACTATAAACCGAGAAAAAAATTTGCTGTAGTAATCTCTATGTTTGCGGTAGTAAATTATATTACGGAAATAAAATCACTAAAGCGGTTATTTAAAAATGTCTATCAAAGCCTAAAGAAAAATGGTATTTTTATTTTTGAAGTCTGGAATGCATCTAAAGTAATGGATTATCTTTCTCCCAAAAGTTTCAAAGAGATAAAATTTAATAATAGCAAACTAATCCGTGAAGGAAAAATAAAAATTGATAAATTAAAACAAATTTGTAGAATTGATTATAATCTAAAGTTATTCAAAAAAGATATTCTTCTTAAAAACTACAGAGAAACGCATATTTTAAGAATTTACTTTCCTTATGAATTGGAAAGGTATCTCAGCTTAGTAAATTTAAAACTAATAAATATTTATCCTTCTTTTGAATTCAGAAAAATAAAAGACAATGACTTTCATATTCTTTTTCTGGCAAAAAAATAA
- a CDS encoding glycosyltransferase family 39 protein, with product MTFIFFFWQKNKIKFFLLLIFLFHTLNNFTIVSQDNTPFIYDELGYYQYSLMAHQAFTLPKLSFKERFELIFPPKQIYPFLRNFITLPFFLLLRPSPQVAILSNLFYLFILIFSLYGIGKILDNEITGLVASFLVSFYPGIFGFSRVYMLDFPITALVTLSIFFMLKSEYFQNKKWTFLLGLSIAIGLLHKQTFLIYFVGPFLIYLFQTVYRFKKITLMQIIFLIFLPLIITLPWYLTNYFGQLYLLKGGRGLNLFNLYTFTILNPIQFQLYPIFTLIFYFCLILYFLKPHYRAIIFGWLSFPILFYLFFTFEDFPRHTLPVLPATGLVIAYVLNHFLEYINIDKNGLQKIKQSLIAVLFIFCIFQFLLISYKEPKDNFTTLDFAYRIHRTGMLHPNRFAYSPVEEIVALLAQESKEKRINIGLDIPTEFNNFLKFEIIKKNFKNITCRNLLLRFDLEKNREGKFKIYSQVEDCDYLLIPEPIEKYSDALLSYEQLINSKFRHQLSFFYAFFLREKNEKISFPQAKKLFFKLAHDIEKYKNNFELIQKITLPRNIFKSPYPRLYYLYRKINYKI from the coding sequence ATGACTTTCATATTCTTTTTCTGGCAAAAAAATAAAATTAAATTTTTTTTACTTTTAATTTTTCTTTTCCATACTCTAAACAATTTTACAATTGTCTCTCAAGACAATACTCCTTTTATTTATGACGAATTGGGATATTATCAATATTCTCTAATGGCCCATCAAGCTTTTACTCTACCAAAATTATCCTTTAAAGAAAGGTTTGAACTAATTTTCCCTCCTAAACAAATCTATCCCTTTTTAAGGAATTTTATCACCTTACCCTTTTTTCTTCTTTTAAGACCTTCTCCCCAAGTAGCCATTTTATCCAATCTCTTTTATCTCTTTATTTTAATTTTTTCCCTTTATGGAATAGGTAAAATCTTGGACAACGAAATAACCGGCTTAGTAGCCAGTTTCCTGGTCAGTTTCTATCCTGGAATTTTTGGTTTCTCAAGGGTATATATGTTAGATTTTCCTATTACTGCCTTAGTTACTCTCTCTATATTTTTTATGCTTAAGTCAGAATATTTTCAAAACAAAAAATGGACTTTCCTCTTAGGTTTAAGTATAGCCATTGGCCTTTTACATAAACAGACTTTTCTAATCTATTTTGTGGGGCCATTTCTTATTTATTTATTTCAGACCGTTTATAGATTTAAAAAAATTACTCTTATGCAAATTATTTTTCTTATCTTTCTGCCCCTGATTATTACTCTTCCCTGGTATCTAACTAATTATTTCGGACAATTATATTTATTGAAGGGAGGCAGAGGCCTTAACCTTTTCAACTTGTATACCTTTACAATTTTAAATCCTATACAGTTTCAGCTTTATCCCATATTTACTTTAATTTTTTATTTTTGCCTGATTCTTTATTTCTTAAAACCTCATTATCGGGCAATTATTTTTGGCTGGCTATCTTTTCCAATTTTATTTTATTTATTTTTTACCTTTGAAGATTTTCCCCGGCATACTCTACCAGTTCTACCTGCTACTGGCTTAGTTATTGCCTATGTTTTGAACCATTTTTTGGAATATATAAACATAGATAAAAATGGATTACAGAAAATAAAACAATCTCTGATTGCTGTTCTTTTTATTTTCTGCATATTCCAGTTTCTTCTTATAAGTTATAAGGAACCCAAAGATAATTTTACTACCCTTGATTTTGCTTACAGGATTCATCGCACAGGAATGCTTCATCCCAATAGGTTTGCATATTCTCCTGTAGAAGAAATTGTTGCTTTGCTTGCTCAAGAAAGTAAAGAAAAAAGAATAAATATCGGTTTAGATATTCCTACTGAATTTAATAACTTCTTAAAATTTGAGATTATCAAAAAAAATTTCAAAAATATAACTTGTAGAAATTTACTTCTTAGATTTGATTTAGAAAAGAATAGAGAAGGAAAATTTAAAATATATTCTCAGGTAGAAGATTGTGATTATCTACTTATCCCGGAGCCAATTGAAAAATATAGTGATGCTCTTCTATCTTATGAGCAATTGATAAATTCAAAATTCAGACATCAGTTAAGTTTCTTTTATGCTTTCTTTTTAAGAGAAAAAAACGAAAAAATTTCTTTTCCGCAGGCAAAAAAGTTATTTT
- a CDS encoding sulfite exporter TauE/SafE family protein — MGSLILKNFIFKNREMNKEIKSYSKNKLKILGFFAGFIDAIGGGGWGPIYTSTLVVGGTEPNKVVGSVNFAKFFVALVMSFTFLSLLKPENFRWDIVLALSIGGIISDPFAAYICNKLPKRILGILVRLMVIILSIWRLLRCQI, encoded by the coding sequence ATGGGAAGTTTAATTCTTAAGAATTTTATCTTTAAAAATAGAGAGATGAATAAAGAAATAAAATCATATTCAAAAAATAAACTTAAAATTTTAGGTTTTTTTGCCGGTTTTATTGATGCTATTGGTGGAGGGGGATGGGGTCCAATATATACCTCTACCCTTGTGGTTGGAGGAACAGAACCTAACAAAGTAGTGGGTTCGGTTAATTTTGCTAAGTTTTTTGTTGCATTGGTGATGAGCTTTACATTTTTATCTCTTTTAAAGCCTGAAAATTTTCGCTGGGATATCGTCTTAGCGCTTTCCATAGGAGGAATTATTTCAGATCCTTTTGCCGCCTACATCTGTAATAAACTTCCAAAGCGTATTTTGGGGATTTTGGTAAGATTAATGGTAATCATTTTAAGCATATGGAGACTCTTAAGATGTCAGATTTAG
- a CDS encoding GTP-binding protein, with translation MIKIVFLGELDCGKSTLIGRLLYDTDSIPQEVKEEFLKISQQYGRELEFAYLLDSFEEERRGEFTLDTTQVFINYKDKEYLLIDVPGHKELIKNMLTGTSYANYALLVSDVEKPLEEQTKRHIYLLKFLGIKNFIIVINKMDKLGFNELSFNKAVREIGSFLTEMDLNPLEIIPVSAKEGENVVSISSKMDWYKGMTLIEAMGNLTTEIDEDKDLRFLVQDIYYRGKEEIVLGRIVSGKLRVRDKIRIVPEGWESRVRKIVVFGKNKKEAKAKESIGLILDKKGLKRGNIIYKKIPPNIASEFRVKIFCLLPFRENDEFRIKINVQESNCYIIKINEVIETDSFKKRFSTAVRATDVAEIFLKTDKPLVIENFYKTEELGRFILYKNGEIFTVGIIPE, from the coding sequence ATGATAAAGATAGTATTTTTGGGAGAGTTGGATTGTGGTAAATCCACACTCATCGGTAGACTTTTATATGATACGGATTCTATTCCTCAGGAGGTAAAAGAGGAATTTTTGAAAATCTCACAGCAATATGGCAGAGAGTTAGAATTCGCATATCTATTAGACAGTTTTGAGGAAGAAAGAAGAGGAGAATTTACCTTAGATACTACTCAGGTTTTTATAAACTATAAAGATAAAGAATACTTATTAATAGATGTTCCCGGGCATAAGGAACTCATAAAGAATATGCTTACAGGGACTTCCTATGCAAATTATGCGCTTTTAGTTTCTGATGTAGAAAAACCCTTGGAAGAACAGACAAAGAGACATATTTACCTTTTGAAATTTTTAGGAATAAAAAATTTTATTATCGTGATTAACAAAATGGATAAATTAGGATTTAATGAATTGTCTTTTAACAAAGCGGTAAGAGAGATAGGAAGTTTTCTGACAGAAATGGATTTAAATCCATTAGAAATTATCCCCGTTTCTGCTAAAGAAGGAGAAAATGTAGTATCCATCTCTTCTAAGATGGACTGGTATAAAGGAATGACTTTAATTGAGGCAATGGGTAATTTAACTACAGAGATTGATGAAGATAAGGATTTACGCTTTTTAGTTCAGGACATTTATTATCGTGGTAAAGAAGAGATAGTCTTGGGCCGAATTGTTTCTGGAAAACTAAGGGTTAGAGATAAGATAAGAATAGTTCCCGAGGGATGGGAAAGTAGAGTCAGGAAAATAGTTGTTTTTGGAAAAAATAAAAAAGAGGCAAAGGCTAAGGAAAGCATTGGACTGATTTTAGATAAAAAAGGATTAAAAAGGGGAAATATTATTTATAAAAAGATACCGCCCAATATTGCTTCTGAATTTAGGGTAAAGATTTTTTGTTTACTTCCTTTTAGAGAAAATGATGAATTTAGAATTAAAATTAATGTTCAAGAAAGCAACTGTTATATAATAAAAATAAATGAGGTTATAGAAACAGATTCCTTTAAAAAGAGATTTTCTACTGCAGTCAGGGCTACAGATGTTGCCGAGATTTTTTTAAAAACCGATAAGCCTTTGGTAATAGAAAATTTTTATAAGACAGAAGAATTGGGGAGATTTATTCTCTATAAAAATGGAGAAATTTTTACAGTGGGAATAATCCCTGAATAA